A window of Benincasa hispida cultivar B227 chromosome 9, ASM972705v1, whole genome shotgun sequence genomic DNA:
CATCAGAAAACAAAACATATCATTCAAAATAGGTCGTTAGCAAAAACTCTACTCAGCTCGTGTTTTTAATGCTACTCCAGGTTTAGTttcaaaagaatatatatatgcTCATCAGGACCAAATTTGCTATAAGTTTACCTATCATTAGGGGAAATTTTGAGAAAGTTGAATATTGAGCATCGTTTGGGAGAGTGACTTTTTGGGATTGAGAAAGAAGCCAACTAAAAGAAGGGCAAACGCAATAATAAGTAAAGATATGGTGGGAAGAAAAACTTACCCATTACTTAAAATAACATGAGAAACTTGAATGTGAGAATATAACCGAGGATCGTGAAAATGAACCAGGTATGATATTGAAGTTTTAGAATCAGAACCTATAGGTAATTGGGggaaaatgattaaaatgatATGATGACCAATATTCGTAAATGTTTTGGACTTTAATAAAGTcttgaaataaatatatttgaaaaattgaaaggaaTAAGTAGAAAAAGATGGCAAGtgtttaaaaaaagagaaatatatagTCGAGCCCAGCTGTTTAAGCCATCATCTGTAGGGACGATGCGGGCTACATCTATATTCGATgtacaataattgaaaaaagtACTAAATATCTGCATACATTGTCCAAGAATTTTACTTGAAATCAACATAACACAAAAGTTATAGTTTTGGTACCACCATTGAACCGACGAGCCCATCCTATCCTTGAATAAACAGGCTCAAATAATTCTACAAATTAAAAGTTCCGTATCACGTTCACATACACACTAATCTTGAAAAAATCCCTTTTCAAAATAAGGGATGGGAGTAGGAGTTCAAACCTTCGGGAATGCCATAATCTCTGGGTCACGAGAATGTTAGCTGATCAAGTCAATCTTCAGATATCTATTGATGAATGCGACATGGCAGAGGGCAGAATCCAACTAACCAATATCATTACCAAGAAGCTATTATATTCCCCCAATTGAATAAGGTGCATTTTTAAAGAGTTTGTCTCCAACAATAGAAATACCTAAGGAAATAAGCCTGCAGGCATTGATACTATACAGTAGGCCCCTCATAACTAACTTCGTGATGCTTATTAACAGCAGAACTGCAAGCTAACCCTATTTATACAGCAAACCTGCATGTTAAAATACatgcattcaaaattttcaGAGGAGCCTAATCGGTTGGTAAAATGATTATATCCACCAAGATAGCGAATATATCCTAAATTACCTTACCTCAGGATTTCTGTGCTTCATCAGACGATGATTGGCCCCTGAAAGAACTAGGGAGATGTCCTGAGTTTGGAGGCTTTGACTCTCCAGGTTGGTTATCTGAAAAACTTTGTTCTCCTTGTTCATCTGACTTGGATTTTGACTTAAAAGGCCTCTCAAAATCCTTCACACTTCCAGGATCTATAAATAAACTATTCAGTTTCTGTTCCTGcagaaaatataaatatagataTATAAGGGTGACTCATATCAAGACAATTAAGCAGACAGCCGTTTACACTATTACTAGGAAACCATATCTAAGTGGCATCATCTCTGGAATAActaatttcatattaatttcCTTGATCAGGAAACTCGAGGACCGGTTAAAGGGAAATGAGAACAAAAAATCATCATCTATCATACAAACTGAAGATTAGAAATTACAACGGGAGAGGAGGAACCATTTGGTTGACGTAGTGCCCCAAAAGaacatgaaaattttaattaagatAAAGAAATCCACTACACATCACAAGATAGATCATTTGGATGTAACTTTCATGCATAATTACCTGAACTTGAGGCTACTTTCTAGAAATCCTTAGATTTGTTCCCAAGAGGCCAAGACCCAACCGCAACCACCATCGTTTCTTCTttagaataaataaattaatgggAAGAGTTTTTTTCGTTGTCTCAAGTATACTAACTATAAATTCCTTTCTAAATAAGTGGATGATGATTAATTATCCAGAACTGGAATGTATCACGGGAACACGTTAAGCTATCATCCGCAAAGGGAATATTTGTTTAACCTTACCCAATAAAGTGTAATTCTTGCAGGCCACAGTTAACATCATTAAGAAATACGATCCGCATCTCATATACTGGAGAAACAGAAATTTCCATCTTTCAGCGGTAATTTTGATTGCAAAAAGTTAAAAcacgtttgataaccatttgatttttgaaaattaagcttctAAACAATACTTCCACCCAATggttgttttgttatctatttttaaggaatgttttcaaaatccaagctaatttttgaaaactagaaaaagtagtttataaaaacttgtttttgtttatgaaacTTAGTTAAGAACTCAAATAAGGAAACATGATAAGTAGGACAaagaaattaagagaaattgtgaaaaataaacaagcacagtttacaaaaattaaaatccaaatggttcttaatttaattgaagaaatgaaaacaaaaaggaGAGAAAAGCCCCAACTTTGACGAAGACAAATATATTTAAAGAACACTACAACATGGCAGAAACAGAATTTAAACAATAATAGCAAGGAGTTGCATATAACTTTCATCACCTAAGAGTGAGTAACAAAagtgaaaaaatccaaaaatgagAATCTTAGAAAAGCCAAAAGAATCCTTATCCTAAAAAATCTCTTCTATTTTCTCTAACTAAGTGGTCCCAAAAAGGGACCAAATATTTGAATCCAAGGAATCTCCTCCTACTTGAAGTCGAAGGGGTGTCCACTGAATGTGAGAGAGATCAGACTTCTAAGAAATAGATGAAATTCTTTTAACATCTTTTAGGAAGGGAATTGGCTGATTAAAAGAGAGGATAATATTGTAAAATTCTACAGGACAAAAGATAAAGAGATGGACTTGGACTCCACATTCCTCATTAGTTTTGCTACACAAAACATCTACCAGGGAGAGCTGTGTTAGGTTGTCTACCTGAATTTTTTGTGGGTCATCAATTCCATCATTGAACGAACATATTCGCTCCCCATTAGCCCGCAGAAAATACTATATATGAATTTATCAACTAAAGGAATGAGCAAGAAGACATCACAGAATTGAGTGCAGAGTATCAGAGGTACTCACACTCTGGAGTGCTTCAAGCTTTCTCTGCAAAGCCTCATGCTCGGCTTGAATACGGAAAGGAACACCATGCTTTTGATAGACATTGTTCTGGGCCAAGTCTTCATCAATATCACTAGCCGTTGTTGCAAAAGGATGGTTTGCAGGAATCCACCTGATTGTGTCGGGGTCAACATCAGGAGGAATTGAATCTCCTTCCTTAAGAAACATGGTTGGTCTCTTCCACTGATATGCCCGAGACCTCCGTTTCTGATGAATACTTTGTTCCTCCTTGGTAAGAGTAACTGGGGCCAACCGATAAACCTTTCCACACATTTCTACGGACGAATTGCTTTTGTCAACCTTCACCAGTGGATTATTAAAGGGGTCATTGTATTTTAAAGGTTTGGAACTGCAAGAAAGGAAGATTACAGAGAAAATGATGAGAATATAATGGAAATAAAAATAGAACATAACAAACATATAGGCACATTGCACAGGAAAAGTTTCCAAAGATTTAAATCATACATGCCTCTTCTGTCGGATCTTAGCTGACCACGCCTGACTAGATCAGCCACTGATCCGGAATGACTGTTCCTGGACTTCCCCATCAAATACACTCTTGCAAGTATTGCTAAACAAGCAGTTACAATGCAAAACCCAATTGCAAGACCGTTTCCAGTACATTTGTTCATCTGGGACAGGATAGGACAAGAGAGTAACAATTAACATACCCGTAACGCCAAAACAAAAGGCACAATTTAAGCTCAGAGTTCATTCACTGGAGTTTAGGGTTTATAACACAAGGCACTACACATTGTCGCAAATTTGCGTTCAAAACCTATATCAGTTTATATCAATTCCGTCGACATCATAAACCATTCATGAAGTAACGCAGTTACGTAGGTTCCAAACACATAGCAGAATAAGTATCAGTGTCATGATCCATGACCATTCAGCAGACAGGTCTCCATTCAATTGCGGTAAAGAGGTGTAAATTGTGAATATACCAGAAAGAAGACGGTCATTACAAACGCCATTCCCGAATGTgccaaaaaaaaacatataaagaaGAGTCACAAACTCCTAATCTATCAGAAACTTACCAAGAAAACGCCGGGAGGTGACGAAATAATCATCTCCTGCATTTTCCCGATGTAATCTTTGGAAGCCACACCACCACTCCCACTCTTGACCACGATTTCATCATCTTCGACATCTCGGCCGGAATCAGTGCTCCCGGAACCCTCAGCCGATTTTATTTGAAACTTACGACCAATTCGATGCCGATTCCAGTTGCAGTTCAAATGACCATACCTAATGGCAGCGCATTCATTACCAATTTCACGTTGAGATATGCCGGGCAGAGCAGAAGGCTTTCGAACCCATGCGTGTGGCTGCACAGATGATCTAAAAAGTTGATAAACATGGCAGAGAACGTTTCCTgataaaatcaaaagaaaaagaagaagactgGAGGAGGGATTACCTGGAAAGAAAGAGAATGTAACTGTAGAGCCCAATTGGATGCCATTACAGGTACAGGAAAACATACTGAGAGAAGATAAATGATGGATTAGAATGGTGGAGACGAGAAAATGCACAGAGGCGCCATACCACAGCAAATGAAGAAGCTATGGGGGAGGATAGGGTTTTGCTGGAGTGAGCAACTTCGCTTCGGATTCAAATGTAAATTCGTAGAGCCaaaccaaaaataataatagccTTAAGCAAAGCGGATCCGTGGCGCAATGGTAGCGCGTCTGACTCCAGATCAGAAGGTTGCGTGTTCGATTCACGTCGGGTTCACTTTTATCCTCCTTCCCTTTTCAGATTTCTCGGATGCGTTGGGAATTTAGTGAAAAACAACCtcatagatttttatttttaaaatattattttggtatttataatttaattttcattctattttactcttaattttaaatatttaaatttaatattgtattcttgataaaaaaaaaaaaaaattgaaagtaatGTAGTTAGAGCTTTCATAAAAACTTTTGTACATGTTAattgtctttaaaaaaaaaaataggggaTAGATATTAAACAAACATGTCTCGTTTAAAGATGATTTTTGTAGTTATTTCTAAacattttaatatgttttaaaaaaaaaaaaaaaaaaaaaaaaaaaaaaaaaaaaaaaaacttaacagGTTGTTTTTATCTAGCAACTAATCTAAAGTAatgctttgtagatatttaaaGCCAATTTAGGCAATTTAAATGAAGTTCCAACCACGTCCTTGACAATGTTGCTAAAGATCATGTTGTTGTGAGTAATGTCTTCTTTTTCATACTATACCCCACGATGTGACATGAAATATCAATTAGTCTATTTTTTAGTTTACCCCTAAACTACTTGGGTGGAATATTCAATGCAATGGTATTAacattttcatttcttccattagGGTGGggattcgttttttttttttcaatcaattACGCTAAAAAACAATTCTAACCTATTTTGTGAAATATCACA
This region includes:
- the LOC120087009 gene encoding protein MULTIPLE CHLOROPLAST DIVISION SITE 1, translated to MASNWALQLHSLSFQPHAWVRKPSALPGISQREIGNECAAIRYGHLNCNWNRHRIGRKFQIKSAEGSGSTDSGRDVEDDEIVVKSGSGGVASKDYIGKMQEMIISSPPGVFLMNKCTGNGLAIGFCIVTACLAILARVYLMGKSRNSHSGSVADLVRRGQLRSDRRGISKPLKYNDPFNNPLVKVDKSNSSVEMCGKVYRLAPVTLTKEEQSIHQKRRSRAYQWKRPTMFLKEGDSIPPDVDPDTIRWIPANHPFATTASDIDEDLAQNNVYQKHGVPFRIQAEHEALQRKLEALQSEQKLNSLFIDPGSVKDFERPFKSKSKSDEQGEQSFSDNQPGESKPPNSGHLPSSFRGQSSSDEAQKS